ATGGAATATTCAGATTATCTGGATAGTGCCGGAAATTTTGACCAGGTGAAATTTAAAACAGATTTCTTAAGCACAGGCAGAAAGCTGATCGGAAGTGAGCAGATGACATGGCTGGGATCCCAGATCAATGGAGATACTGCCAAATGGAAAGTTCTGGGGCAGCAGATCCTGATGACTAAAATGATGGTTCCTGCGGAATTGCTGATGCTGCTGAACCGTATTTTAGCAGAAATCAAGCAACTGGGAAGCGCACAGCCGGCTACCATGCTGACACTTCAGAATACATTGGCCCAACTTATAGTGCTGAAAAAAAGACATCAGCAGCAGGATCCTACGCTTACTCCACAGGAAATTGCAAGAATTACCACCACATTACCTTATAATCTGGATGCCTGGGACGGTTACTTTATGGAAAGAGAGCAGCTGTATGCTATGCTGGCAGGGAAAAATGTTGTAGTCCTGGCTGGTGATACCCACAATGCCTGGTTAGGAAAACTTACCAATGCTCAGGGGAATTTTATAGGAACCGAGTTAGCCTGCAGTTCAGTGTCTTCACCGGGATTGGAAGGATATCTGGGAATAACATCCGATCCGTCTCAGGCTATAGAATTGGCTAATGCATTCTCCCTGTTGATTGACGATCTGGATTATGCCAATCTCTATAAAAGAGGATATCTGCATGTGAAATTTACTTCCGGAAATTCGGTGGCAGAGTGGAGGTTTGTAGATAATGTGATCTCAGATACCTATGCAGTCACTACAGAAAAAACACATACCATTTCTTAGTTTCAATCTTCATATCTTATTTTCAATTTTTGTAGCAAAGAGCATCAGTGTACCGCTGCGGCTCTTTTTTATTTCTGTTATTTTTCTTATATTGATCAGATGCAGGAGAATATAAGGGAAGAGTTTTTGCCATTAGCTTCCCAACCGGGATGGATCGTGACATGGCTGTTAAGAATTTTCGGAATCGCCATTTTGTTGCTGATGTTTATAATATTGGCCGTACTTCCTTTTTTAGTCTGCGAAAAAGTTGCGGTATTGGGAATGGTGGCGATTCTGTACTATCCTGTCTGGGCCGTAGCAATGTACCGGTTTTTCCGTTTTATGCAAAAGGGAAGAAAAGAATCTGTGATAAAAATTACAGTGGATGATAAAGGTGTTCATTACGACAAATTAAATGGAAGCAGAAAGGAGATTCTTTACAGTCAGCTGGGACAATCGTACCTTTCAAACGATTATGATGTACATCTTACAGAGATCAGGAAAACATGGGTGATCACTCTTGGAGTGAATGGGGATACAACTAAAGTTCTGTTTAACGAAACGGATCCCGGATATTCCTATTACACCAAAAATAGCAGAGCTTTAAGAGCCCGTTTCATAGAAGGGATCGTTCGCTTCAGACCGGATCTGAGAATAGATCCCTTTGTATTTGAAGAACTTTCCATTCATCCGGAAAAATTTACATTTGATAGAAGACAATATCTGAAACACGTAGGGGAATCTGCCATCGTAACGGGCATTATATTGCTGATAAGTTTAGGATTGATGTTTGCCATTGTACAATTCTAGATACCGGGCTGCTGATATATTGTCAATAAGAGGTAGAAAATAATGATAATGTAAATCAGATTCATTTTATTTTCAAATCTCAAAATCTTATGCTTATATTTATTTTTCTATTAAAATTTGTTACCGGATAAAAACACAGAACTCAGGAATCGGGTTTAAAAATTAATTGAAAAAACATGGTGGAAAACTTTATTTATTACTTAGGACTGGTCCTGGTGATTATCGGCTCGATTATGCTGGCCAACCGCTTAAAGGTGGCCTATCCCATTATACTCGTTGTGGCAGGATTGCTGATCAGTTTTATTCCCGGACTTCCGGCTGTTACAATAGATCCTGAGCTCATATTCATTATTTTTCTTCCCCCATTATTGTATGAAGCTGCTTTTGCTGTTTCATGGAAAGAAATCTGGAAGTTGAGGCGTATCATTACCAGCTTTGCTTTCATAGTGGTATTTCTCACTGCCATATCAGTGGCATTTGTTGCCAATTCCTATATTCCCGGATTTTCACTCGCATTAGGATTTGTCTTAGGTGGTATTGTATCGCCGCCGGATGCAGTGAGTGCCGGAGCTATTTTAAAATTTGTAAAAGTTCCTAAGAATATGTCTACCGTTTTGGAAGGTGAAAGCTTATTCAATGATGCTTCCTCTCTGATCATCTTCAGATTTGCTATGGTAGCAGTAGCCACAGGACAGTTTATATGGCAGGATGCTGCAGTAAGCTTCGGATGGATGGTGTTCGGAGGCCTGGGAATAGGCGTTGTACTGGCTTTTATCTTTCTGAAAATAGAAAAAATATTTCCTACCGATGTCAATATGGATGCCATACTCAGTCTGGTAGCCCCTTATGTAATGTATATTGCGGCTGAAGAAGTTCACTCATCAGGTGTTTTAGCGGTGGTAAGCGGAGGATTGTTCCTTTCTGTCAGAAGACATGAAATATTCCGGACCTCAGAATCCAGGTTGAGAGGATCCAATGTCTGGGAAAGCTTTGTATTCCTGATCAATGGAATTGTATTTCTGCTGATCGGGCTGGACCTGCCGGAAATTATGGTAGGATTGGATAAAGAAGGAATTGGTTTGTCTGAAGCAGTAGGGTATGGGCTATTAGTAACTGCAGTATTGATTATTGTACGTTTTCTGGCTTCATTTGGAGCCGTCTTCGTTACCCTGATCATGAGAAACTTTATTAATGTGGCGGATAGAGACCCGGGCATGAAAGCGCCCATCCTGATGAGCTGGACCGGAATGCGGGGGGTGGTTTCCCTGGCTGCAGCATTATCCATTCCTGTAGTGATGGAAAACGGACAGCCTTTTCCCCATCGTGATCTTATTCTCTTCATTACTTTTATCGTTATCCTTGCTACACTCATCATTCAGGGGCTGACGTTGCCGGCACTGATCAAAAAACTCAAATTATCTGATACGGAAAGCGGATATATGTCTGAAGAAGAATCAGAACATTATTTGCGGAAAGAAATGCGCCGTGTTGCTTTAAGGTATCTGAATGAAAATTATAAAGAAAGAAGAAGTGAAAACGAATATTTTAACAGGCTGATGGACCGTTGGGAGCAGGAAGATAAAGAAGATTCCGTTCACAAGTTCTCTGACAAGTCCAAAGAGATTTATTTTGAAACCCTTGAACAGCAGCGTATCTGGCTCAGGGCAGAAAACCGGCGTAATCCGAATATTGATGAAGAATATATCAGACACTATCTGACGAGGCTGGATCTGGAAGAAGAAAGACTCAGAATGTAAAAAAATAACAAGATGAATTTAGTAAAGCAACTCGGGCAATTCCCCGATGAGAAAAGAAAAGAATATTTCAGCACACTTCCCAATTATCTTAACGGAAGATTTCAGAATATATTGACGACCCCGCCTTTGCTGGAAGGGGAAAGTATGACGAAAGCACTTCTTCAAAGCTTATGCAAAGTCGAAAATACTTCCCCGGCAACTGCACTTCCTTTTGTAGTAACAGACCTGAAGAACCTTCAGCCGGAAGAAAATGTTCTGGTTTGGTTTGGGCACAGCTCTTACTTCATACAGGTTGATGGTAAAAAATTTCTGATTGATCCCGTTTTCAGTGGAAATGCTTCCCCGATGCCAGGCTCTATTAAAGCCTTTCAGGGAGCAGACTACTATAAGCCGGAACATATGCCGGAGATAGATTTTCTGCTGATCTCCCATGACCACTGGGACCATCTGGATTATAAAACTGTTCAGGCACTAAAAAATAAAGTGGGGAAGGTGATCTGTGGATTGGGAACCGGACAGCATTTTGAGTACTGGGGCTGGGATATCGATACAATTATTGAAAAAAACTGGTGGGAAAGCATTGATATTGCAGAAGGTTTCAGAATTACCCTGACCCCTTCAAGACATTTTTCCGGAAGACTGCTGAACCGGAACATCTCACTCTGGACCTCTTTTGTACTGAAAACACCTTCCATGAACCTCTTTTTGGGTGGTGACAGCGGATATGGAAACCATTTTACAGAAATCGGAAATAAATACGGACCGTTTGATCTTGCCGTGATGGAAAACGGACAGTACAACGAAAAGTGGCCTTACATTCATACCCTGCCGGAACAGCTTATGACTGAAATACAGGAACTGAGAGCCAAAAATTTTATCCCTGTGCACAATTCAAAGTTCAAACTGGCACAGCATGCATGGTACGAACCCTTGCAACTGGCAGCAAAATATGCAGAAGAAAATGATATACCAATTACCCTCCCGAAAATAGGAGAAAAAGCAGATCTGAAAAACCTTGGAAATACCGCCTGGAAAAAATGGTGGGAAGATTATATGTAAGCAATGAAATTGGCCGGTAATGATTTGTTGAATTGATTACCCTCATAAAATAAAACCTGCTCCATATGAAGCAGGTTTTTCCTTATTATCAAAAAAATAATCACTACTAAGGCTCCTTATGGTCAACTTTAGTATGGATGATGTCGTAAAATACAGTTGGGTTGTTGGTGGCGTCAGGCGTAATTCTGTAGGTGAACGTAGTGTCGTTCAGGACAAGAATATCCACAACACGGGTAAAAATAACCGCTCCGTTATTATCCAGGCCTACAAGGGTTCTTTTCTTTCCGTCAGCAGAAATACTCCATGTTCCCTGAGATCTCAGCACATCATTTAAACCGAAGATTTTGAAAGTTCCGTTAGCTTTGAAGTAAGAATATCCTACATATCCGGCAACGCTGGGATCTGTTAAAACAATAGTATTCCCGTTCTTATCTTTTGCCCCGGTAGTTTCCCATGGCGTGGAAGCTAAAGTAAGCTGACCGTTGCCCGGTTCTGCATGTGAAGTTCTTGTATGGATGATATCGTAATAAACAGACGGGTCAGCTGAGTTAGGACGGATTCTGTATGTAAATTCATTTTTATTCAATACAAGGATTTCCACATCACGGGTGAAAATAGTCGTTCCGTCAGGATTCAAGGCAGCGATCGTTCTTGTTTTTCCCTGTGCGTCTACAGACCATGTTCCTCTGGATCTCAATACATCATTCAACCCGTAGATCGCAAATTTTCCATCAGCTTTGAAGTAGGCAAAACCAACATATCCGGCAACGCTGGCATCCGTTAAAGCCACGCTGTTTCCATTCTTATCTTTAGCTCCTGTGGTTTCCCATGGTGTAGAAGATAAAACCTGTGAGGGGGTCTGCTGTTCAATGATCATTTCGTCATCATTATCAGAACATGCAACAAAAGATGCTGACAAAAGCATTGCTGCAGACAGATAACATAATTTTTTCAGTGTATTCATAAGGGTATTTTTAAGTCTCTGCAAACTTATCCCGAATAAATATCAATCCATTGTATAAAACCTCTCTTTTGTTGTAGAAAATATAACAGATCTGATCATGGGTTGAAAGAAATCGTATTGTATGCCTGTCACCCAAAGATTCTTTGTGACTACCACACTGCATTTCTGATATCTGCACAGACGAAGGCTGGGTTGGGGAATTTTATGTAAAAGACCTTTATCTTTACAATGAAATATTAAAAATTCTTCAAAAACTCTATTTTTGAGCATGAATAACAGGAACCGTGGAAAAAATACAGGAGACGACACTTTATTCGCTTCTGAAAAACAACTCAGCAAACTGAGAGCTGCCGTTCAGGATATGCAGTATCTGCTGACAAGAGAATATCCGGAAAAAGCGGCATCTGAACTTGTAGGAAACCGCTACCGCTTAAAGACCCGGCAAATACAGGCGTTAAGAGGAGCATCAGCTTCAGAAATGCAGATCCACAACCGGAAATTAAAACAGCTGGAAGCTTCAGATCTTAAAGAAAAGACCGTTTATCTTGACGGGTTCAATGTGTTGATCCTGCTGGAGAGCTTACTTTCCGGAGCGTATATTTTTGAAGGTGCAGACGGCTGTTTCCGGGACCTTTCCGGTGTTCATGGAACTTATAAAAGGGTAAATCAAACCTTAAGAGCTGTGGAAGCTGTAGCCTCATTTTTTAACAAAAACCATATCCATAAGCTGGTGTGGATCTTTGATCAGCCGGTTTCCAACAGTGGAAGAATCAGGCAGATCATTCTTGATTTTGCAGCAGAAAATACGCTTAACTGGGAAGCAGAATTACAATATAATCCGGATAAATATCTGGCAGAAAGCGCAGGGATTATTATTTCTTCCGATGCATGGATCCTGGATCATTGCAGAGAATGGTTTAACCTCATCGGATATCTGATCAGAGAAGAAAACCTTTCCGTTAACCTCATTAAAATGGTGTAAAAATGAATCAGATCAGAAAATATATTCCATTGATCTCAGATGCATGGAAAGAAAAATACCAGGCTGTTCTGGCAGAAGAGCATTTGAAAAACCTGGAAGACAATATACAGCATGGTAAAAACCGTATTTTAGAATGGGATCTGCCATATTTCAATGAAGAAATAAAAATTGACAGACAGGCGAGCTTTGAAAAATTCATTACGGCATTGGAAAGCAACAACCCTGATCAGGTGAAGGCGGGAATGCTGGAAGCAATTCCGTTTGAGGACTGGCTGAATGTGCTTGGGCAAAGACTTACCTCAGCAAGTATCCGGGATGAAAATGCAGTTCCCCCTTTGAAGAGCGTATTGATCAAAGCCTGTGAAGAACCCTTCAATTCCGAGATGACAATTGCTCAGAGAGCGTGGGAAAAACACATCGGAAGAATGGATGACGGTTTCTGGGGCGAAATTAAAGGAAACAATCAGCAGAAACAGGAGAAAGTGATGGCAAAGATCCGTCAGATCCTTGATCATACTACCTGGTGGAATGTATTTTTCCATTACAAACACGAACTTGTCTTTGAAGCAAGGGAAAAAGATGGGCATGGAATCCGCTGGGGTCATGGCGGTACAAAACTGATTGGTTTCCTCGAAAAGTTCATTAACGAAAGTGCTTAGCCTTCATTTCCTTATGTGAACTTATTCCCCATATTATTTTCGATTTCTGAATTGCGCTGAAGTGTTTAAATAAGAGCGCTTATCGCTTTATTTTTAACCTTTAAGGAATATTTTTTTAATGCGTAAAAACATTGCGCACTACTTTCATAGTTTTGCAGATATAAAAACGGAAACTATGGATTTTTCAGAACAAATATTTTCAGCCGAAGAATGGGAAGCATGTCTCAAGGTTCTTCATGCATTGAAAGATCAGCCTTTCCGGAATCCTGATAATAAAACGTTCTCAGGGCTGATTACCAAAATTCATAAGAATGCCAAAAAACAGAACCGTCATGAATTGTACTCGGAAATGAAGTCTCATGATCTTGCTGTGAATGCAGGCTCTGTACTGATGCAGAAAGCATTGGCCGGGGTTTCCGCTTTTTATGATGATGAAAAGGATGAGGTAAAACTTACTAAACTTCAAATCCCTAAAAACTGCTACTGCTGTAACCAAAGTTATCAGTATGCCCACTCTTTCTATTCAAGGTTGTGCCCTCAGTGTGCAGGAGAAAATTATGAAAAACGGTTTGAAACAGCTGACCTCACGTGGCGGAATGTAATCCTTACCGGCGGAAGAGTAAAAGTAGGTTTTGCCACAGCATTGAAGCTGTTGAGAAGTGGAGCCAATCTGGTGTTGACAACCCGTTTCCCGGCATTGGCTATGGAACTTATGCAGCAGGAAACAGATTATGAAAACTGGAAAGACAGACTCTGGATCTATGGGCTGGATCTTAGAAATCTTAAAGCGATTCAGGAGTTTACAGACTTTTATAAATTCAATTTTGACACGTTGGATATCCTGATCAATAATGCTGCTCAGACGATTAAGTATCCCGATGAATATTATCTTCCGGTTGTACAACGTGAAAAAGAAAAACTGATGGATTTTAAAGATCTTCACAACCTGGTTCCGAATTGTACAGAAATTTCTCATGAAATGACAAAACTGGAATATGCACAGAATGAAATGACCCAGGTGGCCCTTACCCGTTTCGGGCAACCCGTGGATAACCGGGAGAAAACGAGCTGGAATTCAACACTGGAAGAAGTTTCTATGTATGAACTGGTAGAAGTAAACCTCATCAATCATATAGCACCCTATTTTCTGATCAAAGAACTGAAGCCTCTGATGAAGAATTCATCCCATAAAGAAAAGTTCATCATCAATGTAACCTCTTCAGAAGGAATCTTCAGCTATGAAAACAAAACGGTATATCACCCGCATACCAATATGACGAAGGCAGCACTCAATATGATGACGCTTACCTCTGCCAGAGAATTTGAAAACGATCAGATCTATATGACAGCCGTTGATGTGGGATGGATTTCTACAGGAGCTAAGGAAAGTCTCAGAAAAAAACAGTTTGAGCAGGGATATATCCCGCCATTGGATTCTGTAGACGGAGCAGCGAGAATTTTACATCCGGTTATAGAAGGTATTAATGGAAAATGTTTCAGCGGAGTTTTATTGAAGAATT
This window of the Chryseobacterium arthrosphaerae genome carries:
- a CDS encoding Na+/H+ antiporter; this encodes MVENFIYYLGLVLVIIGSIMLANRLKVAYPIILVVAGLLISFIPGLPAVTIDPELIFIIFLPPLLYEAAFAVSWKEIWKLRRIITSFAFIVVFLTAISVAFVANSYIPGFSLALGFVLGGIVSPPDAVSAGAILKFVKVPKNMSTVLEGESLFNDASSLIIFRFAMVAVATGQFIWQDAAVSFGWMVFGGLGIGVVLAFIFLKIEKIFPTDVNMDAILSLVAPYVMYIAAEEVHSSGVLAVVSGGLFLSVRRHEIFRTSESRLRGSNVWESFVFLINGIVFLLIGLDLPEIMVGLDKEGIGLSEAVGYGLLVTAVLIIVRFLASFGAVFVTLIMRNFINVADRDPGMKAPILMSWTGMRGVVSLAAALSIPVVMENGQPFPHRDLILFITFIVILATLIIQGLTLPALIKKLKLSDTESGYMSEEESEHYLRKEMRRVALRYLNENYKERRSENEYFNRLMDRWEQEDKEDSVHKFSDKSKEIYFETLEQQRIWLRAENRRNPNIDEEYIRHYLTRLDLEEERLRM
- a CDS encoding MBL fold metallo-hydrolase, which codes for MNLVKQLGQFPDEKRKEYFSTLPNYLNGRFQNILTTPPLLEGESMTKALLQSLCKVENTSPATALPFVVTDLKNLQPEENVLVWFGHSSYFIQVDGKKFLIDPVFSGNASPMPGSIKAFQGADYYKPEHMPEIDFLLISHDHWDHLDYKTVQALKNKVGKVICGLGTGQHFEYWGWDIDTIIEKNWWESIDIAEGFRITLTPSRHFSGRLLNRNISLWTSFVLKTPSMNLFLGGDSGYGNHFTEIGNKYGPFDLAVMENGQYNEKWPYIHTLPEQLMTEIQELRAKNFIPVHNSKFKLAQHAWYEPLQLAAKYAEENDIPITLPKIGEKADLKNLGNTAWKKWWEDYM
- a CDS encoding DUF4822 domain-containing protein: MNTLKKLCYLSAAMLLSASFVACSDNDDEMIIEQQTPSQVLSSTPWETTGAKDKNGNSVALTDASVAGYVGFAYFKADGKFAIYGLNDVLRSRGTWSVDAQGKTRTIAALNPDGTTIFTRDVEILVLNKNEFTYRIRPNSADPSVYYDIIHTRTSHAEPGNGQLTLASTPWETTGAKDKNGNTIVLTDPSVAGYVGYSYFKANGTFKIFGLNDVLRSQGTWSISADGKKRTLVGLDNNGAVIFTRVVDILVLNDTTFTYRITPDATNNPTVFYDIIHTKVDHKEP
- a CDS encoding DUF434 domain-containing protein, with the protein product MNNRNRGKNTGDDTLFASEKQLSKLRAAVQDMQYLLTREYPEKAASELVGNRYRLKTRQIQALRGASASEMQIHNRKLKQLEASDLKEKTVYLDGFNVLILLESLLSGAYIFEGADGCFRDLSGVHGTYKRVNQTLRAVEAVASFFNKNHIHKLVWIFDQPVSNSGRIRQIILDFAAENTLNWEAELQYNPDKYLAESAGIIISSDAWILDHCREWFNLIGYLIREENLSVNLIKMV
- a CDS encoding SDR family oxidoreductase yields the protein MDFSEQIFSAEEWEACLKVLHALKDQPFRNPDNKTFSGLITKIHKNAKKQNRHELYSEMKSHDLAVNAGSVLMQKALAGVSAFYDDEKDEVKLTKLQIPKNCYCCNQSYQYAHSFYSRLCPQCAGENYEKRFETADLTWRNVILTGGRVKVGFATALKLLRSGANLVLTTRFPALAMELMQQETDYENWKDRLWIYGLDLRNLKAIQEFTDFYKFNFDTLDILINNAAQTIKYPDEYYLPVVQREKEKLMDFKDLHNLVPNCTEISHEMTKLEYAQNEMTQVALTRFGQPVDNREKTSWNSTLEEVSMYELVEVNLINHIAPYFLIKELKPLMKNSSHKEKFIINVTSSEGIFSYENKTVYHPHTNMTKAALNMMTLTSAREFENDQIYMTAVDVGWISTGAKESLRKKQFEQGYIPPLDSVDGAARILHPVIEGINGKCFSGVLLKNYKIHTW